From one Triticum urartu cultivar G1812 chromosome 3, Tu2.1, whole genome shotgun sequence genomic stretch:
- the LOC125542917 gene encoding ribulose bisphosphate carboxylase large chain-like, with amino-acid sequence MSPQTETKAGVGFQAGVKDYKLTYYTPEYETKDTDILAAFRVSPQPGVPPEEAGAAVAAESSTGTWTTVWTDGLTSLDRYKGRCYHIEPVAGEDNQWICYVAYPLDLFEEGSVTNMFTSIVGNVFGFKALRALRLEDLRIPPTYSKTFQGPPHGIQVERDKLNKYGRPLLGCTIKPKLGLSAKNYGRACYECLRGGLDFTKDDENVNSQPFMRWRDRFVFCAEAIYKSQAETGEIKGHYLNATAGTCEEMIKRAVFARELGVPIVMHDYLTGGFTANTTLAHYCRDNGLLLHIHRAMHAVIDRQKNHGMHFRVLAKALRMSGGDHIHSGTVVGKLEGEREMTLGFVDLLRDDFIEKDRARGIFFTQDWVSMPGVISVASGGIHVWHMPALTKIFGDDSVLQFGGGTLGHPWGNAPGAAANRVALEACVQARNEGRDLAREGNEIIRAACKWSPELAAACEVWKAIKFEFEPVDTID; translated from the coding sequence ATGTCACCACAAACAGAAACTAAAGCAGGTGTTGGATTTCAAGCTGGTGTTAAAGATTATAAATTGACTTACTACACCCCAGAGTATGAAACTAAGGATACTGATATCTTGGCAGCATTCCGAGTAAGTCCTCAGCCTGGGGTTCCGCCCGAAGAAGCAGGGGCTGCAGTAGCTGCCGAATCTTCTACTGGTACATGGACAACTGTTTGGACTGATGGACTTACCAGTCTTGATCGTTACAAAGGACGATGCTATCACATCGAGCCTGTTGCTGGGGAAGACAACCAATGGATCTGTTATGTAGCTTATCCATTAGACCTATTTGAAGAGGGTTCCGTTACTAACATGTTTACTTCCATTGTAGGTAACGTATTTGGTTTCAAAGCCCTACGTGCTCTACGTTTGGAGGATCTACGAATTCCCCCTACTTATTCAAAAACTTTCCAAGGCCCGCCTCATGGTATCCAAGTTGAAAGAGATAAGTTGAACAAGTACGGTCGTCCTTTATTGGGATGTACTATTAAACCAAAATTGGGATTATCCGCAAAAAATTATGGTAGAGCGTGTTATGAGTGTCTACGTGGTGGACTTGATTTTACCAAAGATGATGAAAACGTAAACTCACAACCATTTATGCGCTGGAGAGACCGTTTTGTCTTTTGTGCCGAAGCTATTTATAAATCACAGGCCGAAACCGGTGAAATCAAGGGGCATTACTTGAATGCGACTGCGGGTACATGTGAAGAAATGATTAAGAGAGCTGTATTTGCAAGAGAATTAGGGGTTCCTATTGTAATGCATGACTACTTAACTGGGGGATTCACCGCAAATACTACTTTGGCTCATTATTGCCGCGACAATGGCCTACTTCTTCACATTCACCGTGCAATGCATGCAGTTATTGATAGACAGAAAAATCATGGTATGCATTTCCGTGTATTAGCTAAAGCATTGCGTATGTCTGGGGGAGATCATATCCACTCCGGTACAGTAGTAGGTAAGTTAGAAGGGGAACGCGAAATGACTTTAGGTTTTGTTGATTTATTGCGCGATGATTTTATTGAAAAAGATCGTGCTCGCGGTATCTTTTTCACTCAGGATTGGGTATCCATGCCGGGTGTTATATCGGTAGCTTCAGGTGGTATTCATGTTTGGCATATGCCAGCTCTGACCAAAATCTTTGGGGACGATTCTGTATTACAATTTGGTGGAGGAACTTTAGGACATCCTTGGGGAAATGCACCTGGTGCAGCAGCTAATCGAGTGGCTTTAGAAGCCTGTGTACAAGCTCGTAACGAAGGGCGCGATCTTGCTCGCGAAGGTAATGAAATTATCCGAGCAGCTTGCAAATGGAGTCCTGAACTAGCCGCAGCTTGTGAAGTATGGAAGGCGATCAAATTCGAGTTCGAGCCGGTAGATACTATTGATTAA
- the LOC125542919 gene encoding ATP synthase subunit beta, chloroplastic-like — protein MGFAWATKSSPGPLFSLIELTNSFPFYFWIFFDLIWHYSTIKKEKFRQIPFFNYVIIMRTNPTTSPPGVSTIEEKSTGRIDQIIGPVLDVTFPPGKLPYIYNALVVQSRDTADKQINVTCEVQQLLGNNRVRAVAMSATDGLMRGMEVIDTGAPLSVPVGGATLGRIFNVLGEPVDNLGPVDSSATFPIHSSAPAFIELDTKLSIFETGIKVVDLLAPYRRGGKIGLFGGAGVGKTVLIMELINNIAKAHGGVSVFGGVGERTREGNDLYMEMKESGVINEKNIEESKVALVYGQMNEPPGARMRVGLTALTMAEYFRDVNKQDVLLFIDNIFRFVQAGSEVSALLGRMPSAVGYQPTLSTEMGSLQERIASTKKGSITSIQAVYVPADDLTDPAPATTFAHLDATTVLSRGLASKGIYPAVDPLDSTSTMLQPRIVGNEHYETAQRVKETLQRYKELQDIIAILGLDELSEEDRLTVARARKIERFLSQPFFVAEVFTGSPGKYVALAETIRGFQLILSGELDGLPEQAFYLVGNIDEASTKAITLEEENKSKK, from the coding sequence ATGGGATTCGCTTGGGCAACGAAATCAAGTCCTGGTCCCCTTTTCTCTCTTATTGAATTAACTAATTCATTTCCTTTTTACTTTTGGATTTTTTTTGATTTGATTTGGCATTATTCAacaataaaaaaagaaaaatttcgaCAAATTCCTTTTTTTAATTATGTGATAATTATGAGAACCAATCCTACTACTTCTCCTCCCGGGGTTTCCACAATTGAAGAAAAAAGTACAGgtcgtatcgatcaaattattggaCCCGTGCTGGATGTCACTTTTCCCCCAGGCAAGTTACCTTATATTTATAACGCTTTGGTAGTCCAGAGTAGAGACACTGCCGATAAGCAAATTAATGTGACTTGTGAGGTACAACAATTATTAGGAAATAATCGAGTTAGAGCTGTAGCTATGAGTGCTACGGACGGGTTGATGAGAGGAATGGAAGTGATTGACACGGGAGCTCCTCTCAGTGTTCCGGTCGGTGGAGCTACTCTCGGACGAATTTTCAACGTTCTTGGGGAGCCTGTTGACAATTTGGGTCCTGTAGATAGTAGTGCAACGTTCCCTATTCATAGCTCTGCGCCTGCCTTTATCGAGTTAGATACGAAATTATCCATCTTTGAAACAGGTATTAAGGTCGTCGATCTTTTAGCTCCTTATCGACGTGGAggaaaaataggactatttgggGGGGCTGGAGTAGGTAAAACAGTACTGATCATGGAATTAATCAATAACATTGCTAAAGCTCATGGGGGCGTATCCGTATTCGGTGGAGTAGGGGAACGGACTCGTGAAGGAAATGATCTTTATATGGAAATGAAGGAATCCGGAGTAATTAATGAAAAAAATATTGAGGAATCAAAGGTAGCTCTAGTCTATGGCCAAATGAATGAACCACCGGGAGCTCGTATGAGAGTTGGTTTAACTGCCCTAACTATGGCGGAATATTTCCGAGATGTTAATAAGCAAGACGTGCTTTTATTTATCGATAATATCTTTCGTTTTGTTCAAGCAGGATCAGAGGTATCCGCTTTATTAGGGAGAATGCCCTCCGCAGTGGGTTATCAACCTACTCTTAGTACAGAAATGGGTTCTTTGCAAGAAAGAATTGCTTCTACTAAAAAGGGATCTATAACTTCGATTCAAGCAGTTTATGTACCTGCAGACGATTTGACCGACCCTGCCCCTGCCACAACATTTGCACATTTGGATGCTACTACCGTACTTTCCAGAGGATTAGCTTCCAAGGGTATTTATCCAGCAGTAGATCCTTTAGATTCAACCTCGACTATGTTACAGCCTCGGATCGTTGGCAACGAACATTATGAAACTGCGCAAAGAGTTAAGGAAACTTTACAACGTTACAAAGAACTTCAGGACATTATCGCAATTCTTGGCTTGGATGAATTATCGGAAGAGGATCGTTTAACTGTAGCAAGAGCAAGAAAAATTGAGCGTTTCTTATCACAACCGTTCTTTGTGGCAGAAGTTTTTACTGGTTCTCCAGGAAAGTATGTTGCTCTTGCGGAAACTATTAGGGGATTTCAACTAATCCTTTCCGGAGAATTAGACGGCCTACCTGAACAGGCTTTTTATTTGGTGGGTAACATCGATGAAGCTAGCACGAAAGCTATAACCTTAGAAGAGGAGAACAAATCGAAGAAATGA